In Panacibacter microcysteis, the genomic stretch TTTTCCACAGTACTATGCAATAGTTATTTATTTATGCGCAATAGCAAGGGCCGTGGGTAAACCATCCATGCTCACCATGTTTTTTTCCTGCATGTAATCCTGTAATCCGTCAATACCTTTTTTAGCAGCCCATTTTTCTGCATGGTCTCTTTCACCGGCATAGTCATAGTATGGCACACTAAACCCACACGATGTTTGTACTTTATGAATGTCTGCAACAATAAACTGCCTTACCGCCAATGGTAGCTGGAAGAGCGACGCATACTGCTGCCAGTCTGCATGAGTATCTGTAACGGTGTGGCCTTTTCCGTATAGCCTGAGGATATTGGGTGCGCCCTCAAAAGCACAAAACATGAAAGTGATACGCTGGTTTTCCAGGATATGTGCGGAAGTCTCATTACCACTGCCTACAATATCCATGTAGATGACTTTTGTAGGAGACAGTACACGAAAGCTGTCCAGACCTTTGGGTGAAAGGTTTATATGACCGGTTGCGCTGAGTGGTGCCGTAGCTGTAAAAAACATTTTTTGCTGACGAATAAAATCTATGTGTGCATTCGTCATTGCACTATGAAACTTTCCCATAATAAATGCTGGTTTAAATAGTAATGAAGATAATTATTTGTCTGCTCATCCCACGCAGGTGAATAAGCATGAATGCAGCTTACCTACAATAATCTGCAGTTTGCCGCTGTATTCTG encodes the following:
- a CDS encoding pyridoxamine 5'-phosphate oxidase family protein — encoded protein: MGKFHSAMTNAHIDFIRQQKMFFTATAPLSATGHINLSPKGLDSFRVLSPTKVIYMDIVGSGNETSAHILENQRITFMFCAFEGAPNILRLYGKGHTVTDTHADWQQYASLFQLPLAVRQFIVADIHKVQTSCGFSVPYYDYAGERDHAEKWAAKKGIDGLQDYMQEKNMVSMDGLPTALAIAHK